One window of Papaver somniferum cultivar HN1 chromosome 9, ASM357369v1, whole genome shotgun sequence genomic DNA carries:
- the LOC113311105 gene encoding elicitor-responsive protein 1-like, protein MVNGLLEVVLVDAAGLKDTESFFGGIDPYVLIKYKSHERESSVARGEGSKPMWNEKFNFRVQYPDDSGGSDPYKLFIKVMDKDTFSADDMIGQTVIYLEDLLALGVEKGRAEIHPRKYSVVSPNQSYNGGIRVGLIFTPNKVSEDENEGEFGGWKEVFHLHHTDDDEE, encoded by the exons ATGGTGAACGGGTTATTGGAGGTGGTGCTGGTGGATGCTGCAGGATTAAAAGATACCGAAAGTTTCTTCG GAGGGATAGATCCGTATGTGTTGATCAAATATAAAAGTCATGAGCGAGAGAGCAGTGTCGCCAGAG GAGAAGGTTCCAAACCAATGTGGAACGAGAAGTTCAATTTCAGGGTGCAATATCCGGATGATTCTGGGGGAAGTGACCCGTACAAGCTATTCATCAAGGTCATGGACAAAGACACTTTCTCCGCTGACGATATGATTGGCCAAACAGT GATATATCTGGAGGATCTGTTGGCACTAGGAGTGGAGAAGGGAAGGGCTGAAATACACCCTCGCAAGTACAGCGTTGTTAGCCCTAATCAATCTTATAACGGAGGGATTCGAGTCGGCCTCATTTTCACCCCCAATAAG GTAagtgaagatgaaaatgaggGAGAATTTGGCGGATGGAAAGAAGTCTTCCACCTCCATCACACGGATGATGATGAGGAATAA
- the LOC113311104 gene encoding histone-lysine N-methyltransferase ATXR4 produces MSPLARLYTPLLKNKLHKLPAALSSFSTTTPNYNTTDQQTNRPLPPPIQVSVTESAGRGVLATRSIGAGDLIHTAKPLITHPSVSQLSDVCYFCLKRLHSGGGSIQVNARYQTIHFCSEDCIQQSKGFYEVEKQADWSAYDEHCRVLGLKYPHLVKRLACMVISGAAPAESLDILQPAGLIPEMILEMENEFGLLKSTLTKAGFKDAQMEFLTKQWYIGVLARIRINAFRIELVGGSYEDLLLSAAASVAAESAVGNAVYILPSFYNHDCDPNSHIIWIENVNARLKALRDIEAGEELRICYIDASMDHGARQNLLFEGFGFHCKCPRCLSGD; encoded by the exons ATGTCTCCCCTCGCTCGTTTGTATACTCCACTACTGAAAAACAAACTTCATAAGCTCCCAGCAGCCCTCTCATCTTTCTCCACCACCACCCCAAATTACAATACTACCGATCAACAGACGAATCGCCCTTTACCCCCACCAATTCAAGTCTCTGTTACTGAATCAGCTGGAAGAGGTGTGTTAGCGACTCGTTCTATTGGAGCAGGAGATTTAATCCACACAGCTAAACCCTTGATAACTCATCCTTCCGTATCTCAACTCTCCGATGTCTGTTATTTTTGTCTCAAAAGGTTACATTCTGGTGGAGGAAGTATTCAAGTTAATGCCAGATATCAAACTATTCATTTCTGCAGTGAAGATTGCATTCAACAATCAAAG GGTTTTTACGAAGTTGAAAAGCAGGCGGATTGGTCAGCCTATGATGAGCACTGCAG GGTTCTAGGTTTAAAATATCCACATCTTGTCAAGCGCTTGGCATGTATGGTTATATCAGGAGCAGCACCTGCAGAAAGTCTTGACATTCTTCAACCTGCCGGGCTGATTCCTGAGATGATTTTAGAG ATGGAGAATGAATTTGGCTTGTTGAAGAGCACGCTTACGAAAGCAGGCTTTAAGGACGCACAGATGGAAT TTCTAACGAAACAGTGGTATATTGGTGTTTTGGCGCGTATACGAATCAATGCGTTTCGCATTGAATTGGTTGGAGGATCATACGAGGATCTACTTTTATCTGCAGCAGCATCTGTTGCCGCTGAATCTGCTGTGGGAAATGCTGTTTATATCCTTCCTTCCTTCTACAATCATGATTGTG ATCCCAACAGTCACATTATATGGATAGAGAATGTAAATGCGAGATTGAAGGCTCTTCGTGACATTGAAGCAG GGGAAGAGCTTCGTATTTGCTATATTGATGCAAGCATGGATCATGGTGCGCGACAAAACCTCCTGTTTGAAGGATTTGGGTTTCATTGCAAATGCCCGCGGTGTCTATCTGGTGATTAG
- the LOC113309534 gene encoding uncharacterized protein LOC113309534, which yields MVKTKEKSGSNPKQPPPESEEPNSSSEDENEDQEEVNEGDKPAAETPDMTAIRGNERRKKISQGVTRCNVPTPQPNHTKPLGANARNASGVVTGGGNEGGVATGGGNKGGVATGGGSEAGVATGGGTDGGVVTGGGNEGTIVVVEISVDAANDKGKAVVVEEEKREKNKYPPKDSARKIIDAMEFLPSKKNERPWGEPRDRSILFCYRSSWAARVCAAKFPDKAVPKLKHQQGKFWSLDKKHPDVVALVKASTLWSGIEALQKTYDVVTVYGFRERFWPETMTFLISFGEMTITPDDAKQITGLALEGKAVFEGYNNSIPFEEL from the exons ATGGTGAAGACAAAGGAAAAGTCAGGATCGAATCCGAAACAACCTCCTCCTGAATCAGAagaaccaaattcatcaagtgaagatgaaaatgaagatcaagaagaagtgaatgaaggAGATAAACCAGCCGCCGAGACTCCTGATATGACTGCAATAAG AGGAAatgaaaggagaaagaaaatatcacAAGGAGTAACACGTTGTAATGTCCCGACTCCACAACCTAATCACACAAAACCGTTGGGTGCAAATGCAAGGAATGCAAGTGGAGTTGTCACTGGTGGGGGTAATGAAGGTGGAGTTGCCACTGGTGGAGGAAATAAAGGTGGAGTTGCCACTGGTGGAGGAAGTGAAGCTGGAGTTGCCACTGGTGGAGGAACTGATGGTGGAGTTGTCACTGGTGGAGGAAATGAAGGTACAATTGTGGTTGTTGAAATAAGTGTTGATGCTGCTAATGATAAGGGTAAAGCCGTAGtggtggaggaggagaagagagagAAGAATAAGTATCCACCAAAAGACTCAGCAAGAAAAATCATTGATGCTATGGAGTTTTTACCTTCCAAGAAGAATGAGAGACCTTGGGGTGAGCCAAGAGATCGATCCATCTTGTTTTGTTACCGGTCATCGTGGGCTGCTAGGGTTTGTGCcgcaaag TTTCCCGATAAAGCTGTCCCTAAACTAAAGCACCAGCAAGGAAAGTTTTGGTCGTTGGATAAAAAGCATCCAGATGTGGTAGCCTTGGTAAAAGCTTCAACGTTATGGTCTGGAATCGAGGCTTTGCAAAAGACCTATGATGTTGTAACTGTTTATGGGTTTAGAGAAAGATTCTGGCCTGAAACCATGACGTTTCTAATCTCATTCGGCGAGATGACTATCACTCCAGATGATGCAAAGCAAATTACCGGTCTTGCTTTGGAAGGAAAAGCTGTATTTGAGGGTTACAACAATTCTATTCCTTTTGAAGAGCTTTAA